In the genome of Leeuwenhoekiella sp. MAR_2009_132, one region contains:
- a CDS encoding endonuclease/exonuclease/phosphatase family protein: MKKISFMVFALLVISSAFAQEEKKELLICSFNVRYNSADDGINIWENRKDWLTHSIRFYQTDLIGTQEVTHTQLLDMQELLPNYTYVGIGREGHTQGEYSAIFYKKDRFEVVDSNTFWLSETPEVVASKGWDAALPRIVTWALFKDKNSGITFYHFNTHFDHRGKQARIESAALLAEKINEIAGASAVLLTGDLNSSPNSEVIDTLLKNGLKDPYLNLDSDKVYGPEYSANGWDAAGRTADSRIDYVFYKGAVQPSTLQILDGQRGQRYISDHFPVIAKVELSDN, translated from the coding sequence ATGAAAAAAATAAGCTTTATGGTATTTGCACTGCTGGTTATCAGCAGTGCATTTGCTCAGGAAGAAAAAAAAGAACTCCTTATATGCTCCTTTAATGTGCGATACAACAGTGCTGATGATGGAATTAACATTTGGGAAAATCGTAAAGATTGGCTTACCCACAGCATTCGGTTTTATCAAACAGACCTGATCGGTACTCAAGAAGTCACACATACTCAACTTTTGGATATGCAAGAGCTGCTTCCTAATTATACCTATGTAGGTATAGGTCGCGAAGGGCATACCCAAGGAGAATACTCCGCGATTTTCTATAAAAAAGATCGTTTTGAAGTGGTGGATAGTAATACTTTTTGGCTTTCGGAAACTCCAGAAGTAGTCGCTTCCAAAGGTTGGGATGCAGCCTTACCCCGTATTGTAACTTGGGCATTATTTAAGGATAAAAACTCTGGGATTACATTTTATCATTTCAATACGCATTTTGATCACCGGGGTAAACAAGCACGAATTGAAAGTGCGGCCTTACTTGCTGAAAAAATAAATGAAATTGCCGGTGCATCAGCAGTTTTACTAACTGGTGATTTAAACAGTTCACCAAATAGTGAAGTTATTGATACACTATTGAAAAATGGATTGAAGGATCCGTATCTTAATCTGGATTCGGACAAGGTATATGGTCCTGAATATAGCGCTAATGGATGGGATGCAGCAGGCAGAACCGCAGATAGTAGAATAGATTACGTATTTTACAAAGGAGCGGTGCAACCTTCAACTTTACAAATTTTAGATGGTCAACGCGGACAACGTTATATATCAGATCATTTTCCCGTAATTGCTAAAGTTGAACTTTCAGATAATTAG
- a CDS encoding endonuclease/exonuclease/phosphatase family protein, whose protein sequence is MLSQKALTVNFENASHELKVLSYNIHHANPPMHKDRIDLSAIIQVIKDRNADLVALQEIDSNTDRSGLGNQAQQIGDALGMQVFFGKAIDFQNGAYGVAILSRFPIIESKVYKLPSNSETQGEPRVLAMSMIQLSDAHSIWFASTHLDSQKEDTNRILQIEELLNITKDINLPVLVAGDFNAVANSPVIDSLDNLFTRSCTSCPPTIPVQNPTKAIDFIAFKPQSFFKIKSHDVIDEKHASDHLPVLATFQW, encoded by the coding sequence ATGCTCTCACAAAAAGCGTTAACCGTTAATTTCGAGAATGCTTCACATGAGCTGAAGGTTTTAAGCTATAATATTCATCACGCGAATCCGCCTATGCACAAGGATCGTATAGATCTGTCAGCTATCATTCAAGTAATCAAAGATAGAAATGCAGATCTGGTTGCCTTACAGGAAATAGACTCCAATACCGATCGTTCAGGTTTAGGAAACCAAGCCCAGCAGATTGGTGACGCATTAGGTATGCAAGTATTTTTTGGTAAGGCTATAGATTTTCAAAACGGAGCCTATGGCGTTGCAATTCTTTCTCGATTTCCTATTATAGAATCTAAGGTCTATAAACTCCCCTCAAATTCTGAAACCCAAGGAGAACCTCGAGTTTTAGCCATGTCTATGATACAGTTATCCGATGCTCATTCCATCTGGTTTGCAAGTACACATTTAGATTCTCAAAAGGAGGATACCAACCGGATCTTACAAATAGAAGAACTCTTAAATATCACGAAGGATATAAATCTACCTGTACTGGTAGCAGGAGATTTTAATGCTGTCGCAAACAGTCCGGTAATTGATTCTTTGGATAACCTATTTACAAGAAGCTGTACATCATGCCCACCTACAATACCGGTACAAAACCCCACTAAGGCTATTGATTTTATAGCTTTTAAACCGCAGTCTTTTTTCAAGATAAAAAGCCATGACGTCATTGATGAAAAACATGCTTCAGATCATCTACCTGTGTTAGCTACTTTTCAATGGTAG
- a CDS encoding sigma-70 family RNA polymerase sigma factor, with protein sequence MKHYPSEIHFESFKSGCSLAFNGLYKHYYRPIYWMGRTLIKDVFVVETLVQDAFLRLWYKRDDIESPQHLVNFLYAVISNECKWFYVRPGNQFQRSIYSYDTIPNYQDYRWGYDPEAVDTHMEDQQSSQKEYEQVVAILPLLGTQSKRLIELGMQHGFKYKTIAEHMGISIKEASNLMKNAIQQLKNILQQECLVDEESSVSEASNPPQELTEQETRVLTLRCEQQYSFAQIAAELQLTQKEVHRAFTTAYKLLQQHEHLQSA encoded by the coding sequence ATGAAGCATTATCCCAGTGAAATACATTTTGAGTCCTTTAAATCGGGCTGCAGTCTGGCATTTAATGGCCTATACAAACACTATTACCGCCCCATCTACTGGATGGGTAGGACGTTGATCAAAGATGTGTTCGTGGTAGAAACACTCGTACAGGACGCCTTTTTAAGGCTCTGGTACAAACGCGACGATATCGAGTCGCCTCAGCATTTGGTCAATTTCCTCTATGCGGTCATTTCCAACGAATGCAAGTGGTTTTACGTAAGACCGGGGAATCAGTTTCAACGCAGTATCTACTCCTATGATACAATTCCCAATTATCAGGACTATAGGTGGGGCTATGATCCTGAAGCAGTCGATACGCATATGGAAGATCAGCAAAGCAGCCAAAAAGAATACGAGCAGGTAGTCGCTATATTGCCCTTGCTCGGAACGCAGTCCAAACGCCTTATTGAACTGGGTATGCAGCACGGCTTTAAATACAAAACCATTGCGGAGCACATGGGTATCAGTATTAAGGAAGCCAGCAACCTGATGAAAAATGCTATACAGCAGCTCAAAAACATCCTGCAGCAGGAGTGTCTGGTGGATGAGGAAAGTTCGGTTTCAGAAGCTTCCAATCCACCCCAGGAGCTGACCGAGCAGGAAACCCGGGTATTGACCTTGCGCTGCGAACAGCAGTATTCCTTTGCTCAGATCGCAGCCGAACTCCAACTCACTCAAAAGGAAGTACACCGCGCCTTTACGACGGCTTATAAGCTGTTACAACAGCACGAACACTTACAATCCGCTTAA
- a CDS encoding heavy metal-binding domain-containing protein: MSEITECPNCQADLRKKAFYSNNKLLTNNERDLINEYSIEKKKGYCEKCSLALYQQSVEKLKQEVELLKSELRELIKNIPILTIQNLPCWKYRILQMVTGQSTTGTGALTEFTSSFTDFFGQQSSRHNAKLKAGEELCMAQIRHETYELGGNAIIGVDVDYSDAGGGKGMLIVCMSGTAINVDLICFSELQQRSFGTLEKKKHRLEFLKNFKTYKTV, from the coding sequence ATGTCTGAAATTACAGAATGCCCCAATTGCCAAGCAGATTTAAGAAAAAAAGCTTTCTATTCTAATAACAAACTTTTGACGAATAATGAAAGGGACCTTATAAACGAATATTCAATAGAGAAAAAGAAAGGATACTGTGAAAAATGTTCTCTAGCATTATATCAACAATCAGTAGAAAAGCTTAAGCAAGAGGTTGAACTTTTAAAATCAGAATTGAGGGAACTAATTAAAAACATTCCCATTTTAACCATACAGAATTTACCATGTTGGAAATATAGAATATTACAAATGGTTACCGGGCAATCAACAACTGGAACTGGTGCATTAACTGAATTCACATCAAGTTTCACAGATTTTTTTGGACAACAATCATCTCGACATAATGCCAAATTAAAAGCGGGTGAGGAGCTATGTATGGCTCAAATAAGACATGAAACCTATGAATTAGGAGGTAATGCTATTATTGGAGTTGATGTAGATTATTCAGATGCTGGAGGAGGTAAGGGGATGTTAATTGTTTGCATGTCTGGGACTGCAATAAACGTAGATTTAATTTGCTTTAGTGAATTGCAACAAAGGAGTTTTGGAACTTTAGAGAAAAAGAAACATAGATTAGAATTTCTTAAAAATTTCAAAACCTATAAAACCGTTTAA
- a CDS encoding IS30 family transposase, which translates to MYLNRQARLNKKLIKLLPYQKSQRRRACANTKRSSKIKDQISIEQRPLHIENRQEIGNWEGDLVTGKGQKSAIGTIVERKSRYTCIVKLKDRKSAIVRKQFVKEFKAFDNQLTKTLTYDNGLEITLQGTITKQTGMPVYFAHP; encoded by the coding sequence ATATATTTAAACAGACAAGCAAGGCTAAACAAGAAACTTATAAAGCTCCTACCCTATCAAAAATCACAACGCAGAAGGGCGTGTGCAAACACAAAAAGAAGCTCTAAAATCAAAGATCAAATCAGTATTGAGCAAAGACCCTTACACATTGAAAACAGGCAGGAAATAGGTAACTGGGAAGGTGATTTAGTGACTGGAAAAGGTCAGAAAAGTGCTATAGGAACCATCGTAGAAAGAAAATCAAGATATACCTGCATTGTAAAATTAAAAGATCGTAAATCAGCTATTGTAAGAAAGCAATTTGTAAAAGAATTCAAAGCTTTTGATAACCAGCTTACAAAGACCCTAACCTATGATAATGGTCTAGAAATAACCCTGCAAGGTACCATTACTAAACAGACTGGAATGCCTGTTTACTTTGCTCATCCTTAA
- a CDS encoding AAA family ATPase has product MIIEFSVENFLSFKDLTTLSMVKAKSFKEHNETHTFQIDSKLSLLKSAIIYGNNASGKSNLLEAMGFMKGTVINSFRDALMDNNERKFPLEKFILSSKSENESSYFEIVFINNNVKYRYGFEIDDNKIIAEWLFHTTSKEVYLFKRDLQDIKINKSSFEEALGKETDVKENVLFLSLLATLGKETSSSIVEWFKKFNFVNGIHDRGHKRYTIDKLKSDKNFFNWVLHFIKYLEISSLSTTEEDVNDIDLEVLKQKEKDEEIINLLTSIHKIQSKQPKRDQLITYHRKYDENNILVDTVPFNFDKQESEGTKKLLYLLGPWFDTLQNGKVLLVDELDSRLHSHLTLRLIDFFHKFNTNHAQLICAVHDISLLNKETFRRDQIWFVEKNQFGASELVSLGDFKTDKVRNKSAFDKNYLDGKYGAIPYFDIDEKLNQLLYGKGK; this is encoded by the coding sequence ATGATAATAGAATTTAGTGTAGAAAATTTCTTGTCTTTTAAAGATCTGACTACTCTCTCAATGGTAAAAGCCAAATCATTTAAAGAACATAACGAAACACATACTTTTCAAATAGATTCTAAATTAAGTTTACTTAAATCTGCAATTATTTATGGAAATAATGCTAGTGGAAAAAGTAACTTATTGGAAGCTATGGGATTTATGAAAGGAACAGTAATAAATTCTTTTCGTGATGCACTTATGGACAATAATGAAAGAAAATTTCCATTAGAAAAATTTATTTTAAGTTCTAAAAGCGAAAATGAATCCAGTTATTTCGAAATAGTATTTATTAATAACAATGTAAAATATAGATATGGATTTGAAATAGACGACAATAAAATTATTGCTGAATGGCTGTTTCATACAACTTCAAAAGAGGTTTATCTTTTTAAAAGAGATTTACAAGATATTAAAATAAACAAATCATCCTTTGAAGAAGCGTTAGGTAAAGAGACAGATGTAAAGGAAAATGTTTTATTTCTTTCGCTGTTAGCTACTTTAGGAAAAGAAACTTCATCTAGTATAGTTGAATGGTTTAAGAAATTTAATTTTGTTAATGGTATTCACGACAGAGGACATAAAAGGTATACAATAGATAAATTAAAATCGGACAAAAACTTTTTTAATTGGGTTCTTCACTTCATCAAATATCTAGAAATTTCAAGTTTATCAACAACTGAAGAAGATGTAAACGATATAGATTTGGAAGTTCTAAAGCAAAAAGAAAAGGACGAAGAAATAATAAATCTTTTAACTAGCATCCACAAAATACAATCTAAACAACCAAAGAGAGATCAACTTATTACTTATCATAGAAAATATGATGAAAACAATATTTTAGTTGATACTGTTCCGTTCAATTTTGATAAACAAGAATCAGAAGGAACAAAAAAACTATTGTATTTATTAGGACCTTGGTTCGATACATTACAAAATGGCAAAGTGCTTTTAGTTGATGAACTAGATTCAAGACTTCACAGCCATTTGACTTTGAGATTAATTGACTTTTTTCACAAGTTCAACACAAATCACGCTCAATTAATATGTGCTGTTCACGACATTTCACTTTTAAATAAAGAAACCTTTAGAAGAGACCAAATATGGTTTGTGGAGAAAAATCAATTTGGTGCATCTGAATTAGTTTCTTTAGGAGATTTTAAAACAGATAAAGTCCGTAATAAGTCTGCATTTGACAAAAATTACCTAGACGGCAAATATGGTGCTATCCCTTACTTTGACATTGATGAAAAATTAAATCAATTGCTTTATGGGAAAGGGAAATAA
- a CDS encoding site-specific integrase, translating into MASIQTVLRNKPNARLLYPIAIRITKDRKTSFIFIGQYIDKMQWNAKKGLVRKSHPDAIYINQLILSKLSEANKRLLNAESEKEYQSVSTIKTNIVKKDRFDFFSAVKIQLRRLEERGQFHQRDVVKSRMEKFKAFAKSDKLHFNEITVDLLKRFEAYLKNEIGLAHRTTVNYMIAIRTIYNIAIGEKWAERNHYPFGRGGYTIKFLESDKIGLNVEEVKLLENAKDLTSSQQHALNIWLISFYFAGIRVGDVLQLKWSDFIDNRLRYRMGKNQKLVSLKIPEKAKPILEYYKGLAEDDFLFQELRFVDPKDAKILRTRIKTVTRTFNRHLKKIAEHLGISKSLSMHIARHSFGNISGSKIPIQMLQKLYRHSSVTTTIMYQSNFMQDDVDDALDNVVNF; encoded by the coding sequence ATGGCTTCTATTCAAACAGTACTTAGAAACAAACCAAATGCTAGATTGTTGTACCCAATCGCCATCAGAATTACAAAAGACAGAAAAACTTCTTTCATTTTTATAGGTCAATATATAGATAAAATGCAATGGAACGCCAAAAAGGGTTTAGTAAGGAAGTCACATCCTGATGCGATTTACATTAACCAGCTTATTCTATCAAAGTTGAGTGAAGCAAATAAGCGGCTCTTAAATGCAGAGTCCGAGAAAGAATACCAATCTGTCTCAACTATTAAAACCAATATTGTGAAAAAGGATCGGTTTGATTTTTTTAGTGCGGTAAAGATTCAGTTGCGACGGCTTGAAGAGCGGGGGCAGTTTCATCAACGAGATGTGGTAAAAAGTAGAATGGAAAAGTTTAAAGCTTTTGCTAAATCAGACAAATTACATTTCAATGAAATAACTGTAGACCTTTTAAAACGTTTTGAAGCCTATCTGAAAAATGAGATTGGTTTAGCACATCGCACTACAGTAAACTATATGATTGCCATAAGAACCATTTATAATATTGCAATAGGGGAGAAGTGGGCAGAACGCAATCATTATCCATTTGGGAGAGGTGGATATACCATTAAATTCCTTGAGTCAGATAAAATAGGTCTCAACGTTGAAGAAGTGAAACTTTTAGAAAACGCTAAAGACTTAACTTCATCCCAACAACACGCATTGAATATATGGTTAATCAGTTTTTACTTCGCCGGAATACGAGTAGGGGATGTATTGCAATTGAAGTGGTCTGATTTTATAGATAATAGGTTACGCTACCGTATGGGAAAAAACCAAAAGTTAGTATCTCTGAAAATCCCTGAGAAGGCAAAACCTATACTAGAATATTATAAAGGTTTGGCTGAGGATGATTTTTTATTTCAGGAGTTACGTTTTGTAGATCCTAAAGATGCTAAAATTCTCCGTACACGAATTAAAACGGTCACCCGCACCTTCAATCGTCATTTAAAAAAGATTGCCGAGCATCTAGGAATTTCTAAAAGTCTGAGTATGCATATCGCTCGTCACAGTTTCGGTAACATTTCTGGAAGTAAAATCCCCATTCAAATGTTGCAGAAATTATACCGGCATTCATCAGTGACTACAACAATTATGTATCAGTCTAATTTTATGCAAGATGATGTAGATGATGCATTAGATAATGTTGTGAATTTTTGA
- a CDS encoding GIY-YIG nuclease family protein — protein MSAHVVYILYSKEFKKNYTGVTTDLISRFKSHNELANKGWTKAYRPWMVIHIEVFNSKKEALKMEKFFKSGQGRVAKAKIIDTFLNK, from the coding sequence ATGTCTGCACACGTTGTCTATATTTTATATTCTAAAGAGTTTAAGAAAAACTACACTGGAGTTACTACAGATCTAATATCTAGATTTAAATCGCATAATGAATTAGCAAATAAGGGATGGACTAAAGCCTACAGACCGTGGATGGTTATTCATATAGAGGTTTTTAATTCTAAAAAAGAAGCACTTAAAATGGAAAAATTCTTTAAATCTGGGCAAGGTCGTGTTGCGAAAGCTAAAATTATAGATACTTTTTTGAACAAATAG
- a CDS encoding GIY-YIG nuclease family protein — translation MSEHVVYILYSKEFKKNYTGVTTDLISRFKSHNELANKGWTKAYRPWMVIHIEVFNSKKKHLKGKNSLNLGKVVLQKLKL, via the coding sequence ATGTCTGAACACGTTGTCTATATTTTATATTCTAAAGAGTTTAAGAAAAACTACACTGGAGTTACTACAGATCTAATATCTAGATTTAAATCGCATAATGAATTAGCAAATAAGGGATGGACAAAAGCCTACAGACCGTGGATGGTTATTCATATAGAGGTTTTTAATTCTAAAAAAAAGCACTTAAAAGGGAAAAATTCTTTAAATCTGGGCAAGGTCGTGTTGCAAAAGCTAAAATTATAG
- a CDS encoding GIY-YIG nuclease family protein gives MSEHVVYVLYSKEFKKNYTGDTTDLISRFKSHNELANKGWTKACRPWMVIHIEVFNSKKEALKMEKFFKSGQGRVEKAIA, from the coding sequence ATGTCTGAACACGTTGTCTATGTTTTATATTCTAAAGAGTTTAAGAAAAACTACACTGGAGATACTACAGATCTAATATCTAGATTTAAATCGCATAATGAATTAGCAAACAAGGGATGGACTAAAGCCTGCAGACCGTGGATGGTTATTCATATAGAGGTTTTTAATTCTAAAAAAGAAGCACTTAAAATGGAAAAATTCTTTAAATCTGGGCAAGGTCGTGTTGAAAAAGCTATAGCTTAA
- a CDS encoding mechanosensitive ion channel family protein, producing the protein MTEFWTNHKEAIIYAAIVITIVLILRFLTKKLHHWLEKRTQIKYPNDAPSNIHLAQKILNALWLVLGIMALGFIFIDEEQYKTARENFYIVLYLGIVAVLTLFAASLVQTWFKRSIKHRVANNEDTTSYKFLRYIAIFAVYFLGGILMLIAFKSMRSFAATALGGAGIVAVVAGVASQEALSNLVGGLFIIFFKPFKLGDIIKVDESMVGTVTDITLRHTIIRNYENKMIVIPNAIINKEKLINYDLGTHICCQWIEVGISYDSDIDLAKRIMREECEDHPNLIDHRSELEKYNEENKVVVRVIALGDSSVTIRAWAWASNYNQAFSMKCDLYESIKKRFDKEGIEIPFPHRTLIFKEN; encoded by the coding sequence ATGACTGAATTCTGGACAAACCATAAAGAAGCTATTATCTATGCTGCCATTGTTATAACCATTGTATTAATACTTCGGTTTTTAACTAAAAAACTACACCACTGGTTAGAAAAGCGTACACAAATTAAATATCCTAATGACGCACCTTCCAATATTCATCTTGCCCAAAAAATTCTCAACGCTCTTTGGTTAGTTTTAGGAATTATGGCGCTGGGGTTTATATTTATTGATGAAGAACAATATAAAACCGCCAGAGAAAACTTCTACATCGTTCTCTATTTAGGCATTGTAGCTGTTTTAACACTCTTCGCCGCATCGCTTGTGCAAACGTGGTTTAAAAGAAGTATTAAACACAGAGTTGCTAATAATGAAGATACCACCAGTTATAAATTTTTACGATACATAGCGATTTTTGCTGTTTATTTTCTAGGTGGTATACTTATGCTTATAGCATTTAAATCTATGCGTAGCTTCGCAGCTACCGCCTTAGGTGGTGCCGGTATCGTTGCTGTAGTGGCAGGTGTAGCATCACAAGAAGCATTGTCTAACCTCGTAGGCGGTCTTTTTATTATATTTTTTAAACCATTTAAACTTGGCGATATAATTAAAGTTGATGAATCTATGGTGGGTACAGTTACAGATATTACACTTAGACATACGATCATACGCAATTATGAAAATAAAATGATTGTAATACCCAATGCTATTATTAATAAGGAAAAACTTATTAATTATGACTTAGGTACTCATATTTGTTGCCAATGGATAGAGGTTGGCATCTCATATGATAGTGATATTGATCTTGCCAAACGTATTATGCGCGAAGAGTGCGAAGACCATCCTAATTTAATTGATCACCGTAGCGAACTCGAGAAATATAATGAAGAAAATAAAGTTGTTGTTCGTGTTATAGCTTTGGGTGACTCTTCTGTTACAATACGTGCCTGGGCCTGGGCCAGTAATTATAATCAGGCATTTTCTATGAAATGTGATTTGTATGAAAGCATTAAAAAACGATTTGACAAGGAAGGTATAGAAATCCCATTTCCTCACAGAACTCTTATTTTTAAAGAAAACTAA
- a CDS encoding NUDIX hydrolase — translation MSSDHNEPKAIILDSITIDCVIFGLKEGSLEVLLVQHAEGINKNKWALPGGWIYENESIDAAANRLLLELTGIEDVYLEQLKAFGDPDRFPLSRVITIGYYALIKEEDYDLKPGFTAVNVAWFKVSQVEDLIFDHAQILETGLKRLRRRIRQEPIGFNLLPQKFTLLQLMHLYEQILGKEMDKPNFRRKILKMNLLTPLNEKEKDVSHRAAKLYQFNPDTYQSLLEKGFNFEF, via the coding sequence ATGAGTAGTGATCACAATGAGCCAAAAGCTATCATATTAGACAGCATAACTATAGATTGTGTAATATTTGGTTTAAAAGAAGGCTCTCTTGAGGTACTTCTTGTTCAGCATGCAGAAGGTATAAATAAAAATAAATGGGCGCTTCCCGGGGGTTGGATTTATGAGAATGAAAGTATTGATGCCGCTGCAAATAGACTTTTGCTCGAGCTTACCGGTATTGAAGATGTTTATTTAGAGCAGCTTAAAGCTTTTGGAGATCCTGATCGTTTTCCATTATCTCGGGTTATTACTATAGGATATTATGCATTAATAAAAGAAGAAGATTATGATCTTAAGCCGGGATTTACAGCAGTAAATGTAGCGTGGTTTAAAGTATCTCAAGTAGAAGATTTAATATTTGACCACGCTCAAATTCTAGAAACAGGTTTAAAAAGACTACGTCGTAGAATACGTCAAGAGCCAATAGGATTTAATTTACTTCCGCAGAAATTTACCTTATTGCAATTAATGCATCTGTATGAGCAAATTTTAGGTAAAGAAATGGATAAGCCTAATTTTAGAAGAAAAATATTAAAGATGAATTTGTTAACTCCGCTAAATGAAAAGGAGAAAGATGTTTCTCATCGAGCGGCTAAGCTATATCAATTTAATCCCGACACCTACCAAAGTTTATTAGAAAAGGGTTTTAATTTTGAATTTTAA
- a CDS encoding xylulokinase translates to MYFLGIDLGSSSIKLAVLDGNTGKAIANATVPDKEMQMLAPKQGWAEQDPELWWKYICNGIKQLKSGGVDLKTIKAIGISYQMHGLVLTDRNLNVLRPSIIWCDSRAAPLGDNIYKEKGSAFFQDKILGSPGNFTASKLKWIQENEPHLFEQAAHMMLPGDFIAAKFSGVAQTSKSGLSEAALWNFKKGELATDVLDAMGLPVHLIPEIVSNFENQATILPKIAQELGLAEDVQITYRAGDQPNNALSLNVNEPGEIATTAGTSAVIYSVSDTNAFDKNNRVNTFLHVNDTEVQKRNGILLCINGSGILYQWLRKIISGGSEHLISYDFLNEQASKVTAGSDGLRFYPFGNGVERIFNNKEATSGLQNLNFNRHETSHLVRSACEGIVFAMNYGFEIMQEIGAGGNLVKATQANLFLSPVFREIFVNTTQTSLELYETNGAEGAARGAAYGFGHYKTLSEANESLKRIKTIEPTAALSSTYAEWYALWKNNIQINN, encoded by the coding sequence ATGTATTTTTTAGGAATAGATTTAGGAAGTTCATCAATTAAACTTGCTGTTCTAGATGGGAATACCGGCAAAGCAATTGCAAATGCAACGGTGCCAGACAAAGAGATGCAAATGCTTGCTCCTAAACAAGGCTGGGCAGAGCAAGACCCAGAACTCTGGTGGAAGTATATTTGCAACGGCATTAAACAGCTTAAATCTGGAGGGGTAGATCTTAAAACTATTAAGGCTATAGGCATTTCCTATCAAATGCACGGTCTAGTGCTTACAGATCGTAATCTTAATGTTTTACGCCCTTCTATAATATGGTGCGATAGCAGAGCAGCTCCCTTAGGCGATAACATATACAAAGAAAAAGGTTCTGCTTTTTTTCAGGATAAGATATTAGGTAGTCCTGGTAATTTTACTGCTTCAAAACTTAAATGGATTCAGGAAAATGAGCCTCATCTTTTTGAACAGGCAGCTCATATGATGCTTCCTGGAGATTTCATAGCTGCTAAATTTTCGGGCGTAGCCCAGACAAGTAAATCTGGTCTTTCTGAAGCTGCCCTGTGGAATTTTAAAAAAGGGGAACTTGCAACAGATGTTTTAGATGCCATGGGATTACCCGTACATCTTATTCCTGAGATTGTATCTAATTTTGAAAATCAAGCAACAATACTCCCTAAAATAGCACAGGAGTTAGGACTGGCAGAGGATGTGCAAATAACTTATAGAGCAGGTGATCAACCTAACAATGCACTTTCATTAAATGTTAATGAACCTGGAGAGATTGCGACAACCGCAGGAACTTCAGCGGTAATTTATTCGGTTAGTGATACAAACGCTTTTGATAAAAATAACCGCGTAAACACATTTTTACATGTTAATGATACTGAAGTACAAAAACGCAATGGTATCCTGTTGTGTATAAATGGCTCTGGTATTTTATACCAATGGCTGCGTAAAATTATCTCTGGAGGTTCAGAACATTTAATCTCTTATGATTTTTTAAATGAACAAGCTTCAAAAGTGACTGCGGGAAGTGATGGTCTTCGGTTTTACCCATTCGGAAACGGTGTGGAACGCATTTTTAATAACAAAGAAGCAACATCAGGATTACAAAACCTTAACTTCAATAGGCATGAAACCTCACATCTTGTGCGATCTGCATGTGAAGGAATTGTTTTTGCGATGAATTACGGTTTTGAAATTATGCAGGAAATAGGTGCCGGCGGTAATCTGGTTAAAGCCACTCAGGCTAACTTGTTTTTAAGTCCTGTCTTTAGAGAGATTTTTGTAAATACAACACAAACCAGTTTAGAGCTTTATGAGACTAATGGCGCCGAAGGTGCTGCCAGAGGTGCCGCTTATGGTTTTGGTCACTATAAAACACTAAGCGAGGCAAATGAAAGTCTAAAACGAATTAAAACCATAGAGCCCACTGCAGCTTTAAGTTCAACCTATGCAGAATGGTATGCCCTATGGAAAAATAATATTCAAATAAATAATTAA